Proteins encoded in a region of the Streptomyces akebiae genome:
- a CDS encoding methionine ABC transporter permease, with the protein MIWSETRPLLEQACWDTLYMVGWSTLIAVVGGLPLGILLVLTDRGGLLQNLLANRVVGQIVNIARSMPFIILMVALMGFTRWVTGSTIGREAAIVPLAIGAIPFFARLVETAVREVDHGLVEAVQAMGGNTWTVVRSVLVPESLPSLISSATTTVVALIGYSAMAGTVGAGGLGDIAIRYGYQRFETELMWITVAVLAVAISAIQFAGDYAARALHRRGGRSGPAPALRLLRAKAEPTAADATKA; encoded by the coding sequence GTGATCTGGTCCGAGACGCGGCCGCTGCTGGAGCAGGCCTGTTGGGACACCCTCTACATGGTCGGCTGGTCCACCCTCATCGCCGTCGTCGGCGGCCTCCCGCTCGGCATCCTGCTCGTCCTCACCGACCGGGGCGGCCTGCTGCAGAACCTCCTCGCCAACAGGGTCGTCGGGCAGATCGTGAACATCGCCCGCTCGATGCCCTTCATCATCCTGATGGTCGCGTTGATGGGCTTCACCCGCTGGGTCACCGGCTCGACCATCGGCCGTGAGGCCGCCATCGTGCCGCTCGCGATCGGCGCGATCCCGTTCTTCGCGCGCCTCGTCGAGACGGCGGTCCGCGAAGTGGACCACGGGCTCGTCGAGGCCGTACAGGCCATGGGCGGCAACACCTGGACCGTCGTCCGCAGCGTCCTCGTCCCCGAGTCCCTGCCGTCGCTCATCTCGTCCGCCACGACCACCGTCGTCGCCCTCATCGGCTACTCGGCCATGGCCGGCACCGTCGGCGCGGGCGGCCTCGGCGACATCGCCATCCGCTACGGCTACCAGCGCTTCGAGACCGAACTGATGTGGATCACCGTGGCGGTCCTGGCCGTCGCCATCTCCGCCATCCAGTTCGCCGGCGATTACGCGGCCCGTGCCCTGCACCGACGCGGCGGCCGGTCCGGCCCCGCACCGGCACTCCGGCTGCTGAGGGCCAAGGCCGAACCCACCGCGGCGGACGCAACCAAGGCCTGA
- a CDS encoding lysophospholipid acyltransferase family protein gives MSRFALIKAVLGPIMRLMFRPRVEGAEHIPGDGPVILAGNHLTFIDSMILPLVCDRQVFFIGKDEYVTGKGIKGRLMAWFFTGVGMIPVDRDGGRGGVAALMTGRRILDEGKVFGIYPEGTRSPDGRLYRGRTGIARLTLMTGAPVVPFAMIGTDKIQPGGAGLPRPHRVTVRFGEAMEFSRYEGMDRDRYVLRAVTDSVMAEVMRLSGQEYVDMYASKAKEAA, from the coding sequence TTGTCCCGCTTCGCGCTCATCAAGGCAGTGCTCGGACCGATCATGCGCCTGATGTTCCGCCCCCGGGTGGAGGGCGCGGAGCACATTCCGGGCGACGGTCCGGTGATCCTCGCCGGTAACCATCTGACCTTCATCGACTCGATGATCCTGCCGCTGGTCTGCGACCGGCAGGTCTTCTTCATCGGCAAGGACGAGTACGTCACCGGCAAGGGGATCAAGGGCCGTCTGATGGCCTGGTTCTTCACCGGCGTCGGCATGATCCCCGTCGACCGCGACGGCGGCCGGGGCGGTGTCGCGGCGCTGATGACCGGCCGGCGGATCCTGGACGAGGGCAAGGTGTTCGGCATCTACCCCGAGGGGACGCGGTCGCCCGACGGCCGGCTGTACCGGGGCCGTACCGGCATCGCCCGGCTGACGCTGATGACCGGGGCGCCGGTCGTGCCGTTCGCGATGATCGGGACGGACAAGATCCAGCCGGGAGGTGCGGGGTTGCCGCGGCCGCATCGGGTGACCGTGCGGTTCGGTGAGGCGATGGAGTTCTCCCGGTACGAGGGGATGGATCGGGACCGGTACGTGCTGCGGGCGGTGACCGATTCCGTGATGGCCGAGGTCATGCGGTTGTCGGGGCAGGAGTACGTGGACATGTACGCGTCCAAGGCGAAGGAAGCGGCGTAG
- a CDS encoding methionine ABC transporter ATP-binding protein, with amino-acid sequence MITTSGLTKIYRADRGRGREVTALDGVDLHVREGEVYGVIGQSGAGKSSLIRCVNLLERPTSGTVTVAGQDLTALAGRGPRAGRRLRQARSGIGMVFQHFNLLSSRTVQDNVELPLEILGRSGQERSRKALELLDLVGLADKAKAYPAQLSGGQKQRVGIARALAGDPKVLLSDEATSALDPETTRSILALLRDLNRQLGLTVLLITHEMDVVKSICDSAALMEKGRIVESGTVSELLATPGSELAAALFPVGGEATGDDRTVLDVTFQGEAATQPVVSRLSRTYNIDISILGAAIDTVGGLQIGRMRIELPGRYEDNVVPVGFLREQGLQIEVVGRDTGTTAPTATPTSTPVKEGAK; translated from the coding sequence GTGATCACCACATCGGGCCTGACGAAGATCTATCGGGCCGACCGAGGTCGCGGCCGCGAGGTCACCGCCCTCGACGGCGTCGATCTCCACGTACGCGAGGGCGAGGTGTACGGCGTGATCGGCCAGTCCGGCGCCGGCAAGTCCTCGCTCATCCGCTGCGTCAACCTCCTCGAGCGCCCCACCTCCGGAACCGTGACCGTCGCGGGCCAGGACCTCACCGCCCTGGCCGGCCGCGGCCCCCGCGCCGGCCGGCGACTGCGGCAGGCGCGCAGCGGGATCGGCATGGTCTTCCAGCACTTCAACCTTCTCTCCTCCCGCACGGTCCAGGACAACGTCGAGCTGCCGCTCGAAATCCTCGGCAGGTCCGGCCAGGAGCGCTCCCGCAAGGCCCTGGAACTGCTCGACCTCGTGGGCCTCGCCGACAAGGCCAAGGCCTACCCGGCCCAGCTCTCCGGCGGCCAGAAGCAGCGCGTCGGCATCGCCCGCGCGCTGGCCGGGGACCCGAAGGTGCTCCTCTCCGACGAGGCGACCAGCGCCCTCGACCCGGAGACCACCCGCTCGATCCTGGCGCTGCTGCGCGACCTGAACCGGCAGCTGGGCCTGACCGTCCTGCTCATCACGCACGAGATGGACGTCGTGAAGAGCATCTGCGACTCCGCCGCCCTCATGGAGAAGGGGCGCATCGTCGAGTCCGGCACGGTCAGCGAACTGCTCGCCACCCCCGGTTCCGAACTGGCCGCCGCGCTCTTCCCGGTGGGCGGCGAGGCCACCGGCGACGACCGCACGGTCCTCGACGTCACCTTCCAGGGCGAGGCCGCGACCCAGCCGGTCGTCTCGCGGCTGTCCCGCACGTACAACATCGACATCTCGATCCTCGGCGCCGCCATCGACACCGTCGGCGGCCTCCAGATCGGCCGGATGCGCATCGAACTGCCCGGCCGCTACGAGGACAACGTGGTCCCCGTCGGCTTCCTGCGCGAACAGGGCCTCCAGATCGAGGTGGTCGGCCGGGACACCGGGACGACCGCACCGACGGCCACGCCGACGTCCACGCCGGTGAAGGAAGGTGCCAAGTGA
- a CDS encoding MetQ/NlpA family ABC transporter substrate-binding protein, translating into MRNTAKLTTAVLAAGALTLGLTACGAGGDSASDTSGPLVVAASPTPHAEILGFVKDNLAKDAGLDLEVKEFTDYVLPNTATEDGSVDANYFQNQPYLDSFNKERGTHIVPVVTVHLEPLGLYSNKVKSKDDLKSGATVAVPNDTVNEARALKLLDSAGIITLKDGVGTDATPADITENPKKLKFKELEAAQTPRSLDDVDAAVINGNYALEADLSPADDALAVEPAKGNPNGNFLAVKEGNEDDPRVEKLAELLTSDEVRKFIEDEWSNGSVIPSF; encoded by the coding sequence GTGCGTAACACCGCCAAGCTCACCACCGCCGTGCTCGCCGCCGGAGCCCTCACCCTCGGGCTCACCGCGTGCGGCGCGGGCGGCGACTCCGCCTCCGACACCAGCGGTCCGCTGGTCGTCGCAGCGAGCCCCACCCCGCACGCCGAGATCCTCGGCTTCGTCAAGGACAACCTGGCGAAGGACGCAGGCCTCGACCTGGAGGTCAAGGAGTTCACCGACTATGTCCTGCCGAACACGGCGACCGAGGACGGCTCCGTGGACGCCAACTACTTCCAGAACCAGCCCTACCTCGACTCCTTCAACAAGGAGCGGGGCACCCACATCGTGCCCGTCGTCACCGTGCACCTGGAGCCGCTCGGCCTCTACTCGAACAAGGTCAAGAGCAAGGACGACCTCAAGAGCGGCGCGACCGTCGCCGTCCCGAACGACACGGTCAACGAGGCGCGTGCCCTCAAGCTCCTCGACTCCGCCGGGATCATCACGCTCAAGGACGGCGTCGGCACCGACGCGACCCCCGCCGACATCACCGAGAACCCGAAGAAGCTCAAGTTCAAGGAGCTGGAGGCGGCCCAGACCCCGCGTTCCCTGGACGACGTCGACGCCGCGGTGATCAACGGGAACTACGCCCTGGAGGCCGACCTCTCGCCCGCCGACGACGCCCTCGCCGTCGAACCGGCCAAGGGCAACCCGAACGGCAACTTCCTCGCCGTGAAGGAAGGCAACGAGGACGACCCGCGCGTCGAGAAGCTCGCCGAGCTCCTCACCTCGGACGAGGTCAGGAAGTTCATCGAGGACGAGTGGAGCAACGGCTCCGTCATCCCGTCCTTCTGA
- a CDS encoding GNAT family N-acetyltransferase encodes MGMSVTISVATEQDAEQIFKLQYLCFQSEAALYGNYRIDPLVQSLDSVRAEVAADCVFVARLGDEVVGSVRGALDADGTAAIGKLCVHPRLQGHGIGARLLRAAESALAEERGATRFRLSAGHRSEGNLRLYRRVGYETVGTSQGQDGVPMVVLEKPAETYAATA; translated from the coding sequence ATGGGCATGAGCGTGACCATCTCGGTGGCGACCGAGCAGGACGCCGAGCAGATCTTCAAACTGCAGTACCTGTGCTTCCAGAGCGAGGCGGCACTGTACGGCAACTACCGCATCGATCCGCTCGTCCAGAGCCTCGACTCCGTCCGCGCGGAGGTCGCCGCGGACTGCGTGTTCGTGGCCAGGCTGGGGGACGAGGTGGTCGGTTCCGTGCGCGGTGCCCTCGACGCCGACGGCACCGCCGCGATCGGCAAACTCTGCGTCCACCCGCGCCTCCAGGGGCACGGCATCGGCGCGAGGCTCCTGCGCGCCGCCGAGTCGGCCCTCGCCGAGGAGCGCGGCGCCACCCGGTTCCGCCTCAGCGCGGGCCACCGCAGTGAGGGCAACCTCCGGCTGTACCGCCGGGTGGGGTACGAGACGGTCGGCACCAGCCAGGGGCAGGACGGGGTGCCGATGGTGGTGCTGGAGAAGCCGGCGGAGACGTACGCGGCGACGGCGTGA
- a CDS encoding RNA polymerase sigma factor — protein MTHDMLATLRPLLVAEVSAEAYAAGAEAGDLEQAVWLRLLERLVADGPPEDPESWLRSAVRFEARLSRRAARFERPYASEPADEHAPGPEQQALTAARRRALYAAVRRLPGRCPRLLAALLSPKDLTYREIAGELGISQGSLGPERSRCLGCLRRLLAAEVAAREPRG, from the coding sequence ATGACACACGACATGCTCGCCACCCTGCGCCCCCTGCTGGTCGCGGAGGTCTCGGCGGAGGCGTACGCGGCCGGGGCCGAGGCGGGGGACCTGGAACAGGCGGTCTGGCTGCGCCTGCTGGAACGGCTCGTCGCCGACGGCCCACCAGAGGACCCGGAGAGCTGGCTGCGCAGCGCCGTCCGCTTCGAGGCCCGCCTCAGCCGTCGCGCGGCCCGCTTCGAACGGCCCTACGCGTCCGAGCCCGCCGACGAGCACGCGCCCGGTCCCGAGCAGCAGGCGCTCACGGCGGCCCGCCGTCGCGCGCTCTACGCGGCCGTGCGCCGGCTCCCCGGCCGCTGCCCCCGGCTGCTCGCCGCCCTGCTCTCCCCGAAGGACCTCACCTACCGTGAGATCGCGGGCGAGTTGGGTATCTCACAGGGCAGCCTCGGCCCGGAACGTTCCCGATGTCTGGGATGTCTTCGGCGATTGCTGGCGGCGGAGGTTGCGGCACGCGAACCACGGGGATAG
- a CDS encoding glycerophosphodiester phosphodiesterase, which produces MGTQESRQPQDANEQGRATGRRALLGAAVLGAGGAVLGLPAAARADEATPDAKAAGHSGGGYRSLPVPTIIAHRGASGYRPEHTLGSYQLALDMGAHVIEQDLVPTKDGHLVCRHENDITGTTDVAAHPEFAGRKTTKVVDGVTYTGWFTEDFTLAELKTLRAKERIPGNRQENTLYDGRWEIPSFEEVLRWAEKEGRKRGRRVWLHVETKHPTYFRKLGLGLEEPLAKLLRKYDRHRKNSPVFLQSFEPSSIQRLNRLVDSPLVVLLSGAATRPWDFVEAGDPRTVADLVKPAGLTWIASFANGIGPTLDLIIPRDSGGNLTTPTTLVADAHAEGLILHPYTLRNENTFLPANFRKGTDANAYGDSFGALKVYFDTGIDGIFTDNPDTGLLAHADFVGD; this is translated from the coding sequence ATGGGGACGCAGGAGTCGCGGCAGCCGCAGGACGCGAACGAACAGGGACGCGCAACGGGCCGACGGGCGCTGCTCGGTGCCGCGGTGCTCGGCGCGGGCGGAGCGGTCCTCGGACTGCCGGCCGCGGCGAGAGCCGACGAGGCGACGCCGGACGCCAAGGCGGCCGGCCACTCGGGCGGCGGCTACCGGAGTCTTCCGGTGCCGACGATCATCGCGCACCGAGGGGCCAGCGGCTACCGCCCGGAGCACACGCTCGGCTCGTACCAGCTCGCCCTCGACATGGGCGCGCACGTCATCGAGCAGGACCTCGTGCCCACCAAGGACGGCCATCTCGTATGCCGTCACGAGAACGACATCACCGGCACGACCGATGTCGCGGCACACCCCGAGTTCGCCGGTCGGAAGACCACGAAGGTCGTGGACGGCGTCACCTACACCGGCTGGTTCACCGAGGACTTCACCCTCGCCGAGCTGAAGACCCTGCGCGCCAAGGAGCGCATCCCGGGCAACCGCCAGGAGAACACCCTCTACGACGGCCGCTGGGAGATCCCCTCCTTCGAGGAGGTGCTGCGCTGGGCCGAGAAGGAGGGCCGGAAGCGGGGCAGGCGCGTCTGGCTGCACGTCGAGACCAAGCACCCCACCTACTTCCGCAAGCTGGGCCTCGGCCTGGAGGAGCCGCTCGCCAAGCTGCTGCGCAAGTACGACCGGCACCGGAAGAACTCGCCCGTCTTCCTGCAGTCCTTCGAGCCGAGCAGCATCCAGCGCCTGAACCGGCTGGTCGACAGCCCGCTCGTCGTCCTGCTCTCCGGAGCCGCCACCCGCCCCTGGGACTTCGTCGAGGCCGGTGACCCGCGCACCGTCGCCGACCTGGTCAAGCCGGCCGGGCTCACCTGGATCGCCTCGTTCGCGAACGGCATCGGCCCCACCCTCGACCTGATCATCCCGCGCGACTCGGGCGGCAACCTGACCACGCCGACCACCCTCGTCGCCGACGCGCACGCCGAGGGCCTGATCCTGCACCCCTACACCCTGCGCAACGAGAACACCTTCCTGCCCGCGAACTTCCGCAAGGGCACGGACGCCAACGCCTACGGCGACTCCTTCGGCGCGCTCAAGGTGTACTTCGACACCGGCATCGACGGCATCTTCACCGACAACCCGGACACCGGTCTGCTGGCCCACGCGGACTTCGTCGGCGACTGA
- a CDS encoding GNAT family N-acetyltransferase, producing MTSTFPDISISTDRLVLRPFDEDDTQAFTEMMNDEQVMAWTDVPQPFTEREARTWITEYAPTERTSGRGLDLAVTEFLTQRLVGVIQLTRTDWHVRATELSYVVAPWARGEGYASEAALATAQWLFREQKFERIELRTAADNTASQQVAQKIGCISEGVLRNACIARARTAEDGWTEIRTDFIVWSLLPEDIEGVSEELADSGGFGSYSDWN from the coding sequence ATGACGAGCACCTTTCCCGACATCTCCATCAGCACGGATCGGTTGGTTCTGCGCCCGTTCGACGAGGACGACACCCAGGCGTTCACCGAGATGATGAACGACGAGCAGGTGATGGCCTGGACCGACGTCCCGCAGCCCTTCACCGAACGTGAGGCGCGTACCTGGATCACCGAGTACGCGCCCACCGAACGCACCTCAGGACGCGGCCTCGACCTCGCGGTCACCGAGTTCCTCACCCAGCGGCTCGTCGGCGTCATCCAACTGACCAGGACGGACTGGCACGTGCGGGCGACGGAGCTGTCGTACGTCGTCGCCCCCTGGGCGCGCGGCGAGGGCTACGCCTCCGAAGCCGCCCTCGCGACCGCCCAATGGCTGTTCCGCGAGCAGAAGTTCGAACGCATCGAGCTGCGCACCGCCGCCGACAACACCGCCTCCCAGCAGGTCGCGCAGAAGATCGGCTGTATCAGTGAGGGAGTGCTGCGCAACGCCTGCATAGCACGGGCCCGCACCGCCGAGGACGGCTGGACCGAGATCCGCACGGACTTCATCGTCTGGAGCCTGCTCCCCGAGGACATCGAGGGCGTCAGCGAGGAACTGGCCGACAGCGGTGGTTTCGGCTCCTACTCGGACTGGAACTGA
- the cbiE gene encoding precorrin-6y C5,15-methyltransferase (decarboxylating) subunit CbiE has protein sequence MADRVTVIGWDGSPLTAAARSALAAATLVAGAAHHLALPEVPPAAERIRLGSVALAARRIAGHRGTAVVLADGDPGFFGVVRTLRSPEFGLEVEVVPGVSSVAAAFARAGMPWDDAQVVVAHRRTLRRAVNVCRAHGKVAVLTSPGAGPAELGLLLEGVHRTFVICEELGTARERVTVVTSDKAVDHTWRDPNLVIVIGGPATAAEGGGWLAGRDPSTGPRGWALPSGVYGAAMGEGEGELLRSAQLARLGPRVGDLVWDIGSGSGAFATEAARCGAAVIAVDRDPEACGRTTLAARRFGVQLQVVHGAAPHVLENLPEPDVVRVGGGGATVVSAVADRRPQRIVTHALTRPAAERIGRDLTEHGYEVRCEFVQSVELDTRAWTERERSVAFLLSGTLSERSQ, from the coding sequence ATGGCCGACCGGGTCACGGTGATCGGCTGGGACGGCTCCCCCCTGACCGCCGCGGCGCGCTCCGCCCTCGCCGCCGCCACCCTGGTGGCCGGCGCGGCCCACCACCTCGCCCTGCCCGAGGTGCCCCCGGCCGCCGAACGCATCCGCCTCGGCAGTGTGGCCCTCGCCGCCCGCCGCATCGCCGGCCACCGGGGCACCGCCGTCGTCCTCGCCGACGGCGACCCTGGCTTCTTCGGCGTCGTCCGCACCCTCAGGTCCCCCGAGTTCGGCCTGGAGGTCGAGGTCGTCCCCGGTGTCTCCTCCGTGGCCGCCGCCTTCGCCCGCGCGGGCATGCCCTGGGACGACGCCCAGGTGGTCGTCGCCCACCGCCGTACGCTGCGCCGCGCGGTCAACGTGTGCCGCGCCCACGGCAAGGTCGCCGTCCTCACCTCACCCGGCGCCGGCCCCGCCGAACTCGGCCTCCTCCTCGAGGGAGTTCACCGCACCTTCGTGATCTGCGAGGAACTCGGCACCGCCCGCGAACGCGTCACCGTCGTCACCTCCGACAAGGCCGTCGACCACACCTGGCGCGACCCCAACCTCGTCATCGTCATCGGCGGCCCCGCCACCGCGGCCGAGGGGGGCGGCTGGCTCGCCGGCCGCGACCCCTCCACCGGGCCACGCGGCTGGGCGCTGCCCTCCGGTGTCTACGGCGCCGCCATGGGTGAGGGCGAGGGCGAACTGCTGCGCTCCGCCCAACTGGCCCGCCTGGGCCCGCGCGTGGGCGACCTCGTCTGGGACATCGGCTCCGGCAGCGGCGCCTTCGCCACCGAGGCCGCCCGCTGCGGCGCCGCCGTCATCGCCGTCGACCGCGACCCCGAGGCCTGCGGCCGTACGACGCTCGCCGCCCGCCGCTTCGGCGTACAGCTCCAAGTGGTCCACGGCGCCGCCCCGCACGTCCTGGAGAACCTTCCCGAACCCGATGTCGTCCGCGTCGGCGGCGGGGGCGCGACGGTGGTCTCCGCCGTCGCCGACCGCCGTCCCCAGCGCATCGTCACCCACGCGCTCACCCGCCCCGCCGCGGAACGCATCGGACGCGACCTGACCGAGCACGGCTACGAGGTCCGCTGCGAGTTCGTCCAGTCCGTCGAACTCGATACAAGGGCCTGGACGGAGAGGGAACGGAGCGTCGCGTTCCTGCTCAGCGGGACCCTGTCCGAACGTTCCCAGTGA